The sequence TATGATGCACTTCTACCTCTCTTTCGCATTTTCGTGATTTTCGTCTCTCTTCTTGTAACACAATATTGTAGCGCCGAATTAATTTGCATAAGTGGAAAATGCGACGATGACCCAGATATACACCCCATATACAACGGTATACACCATATATATGTTATAAATAGTGTATTAGGGTACAAGAATCTCTATATAAGaaacacaaacttcaacactagttcaagtccaagacaagaatacttatgaagttccgaaacactagattatgaataatctatctatctaagaagtgtgttaagattcagaaaagagatgaaataaaCTTTTAAGGCCAAGttccccgacttcacggagtgtccttaaggaataattcccctcactgtatccgaggttatggaatcttcctcccaggataaaatgaccttcaatccaaacaatagcggtacctcaaattgttggattccacgaactcactcaacggtttgattgatcacacagaatggTTTTTGAacacaagaagagagtttttttttctctcaaaaaattcGTATAtcaacctgtggatgaaagcaagTTTATATAGCCTTCATAAGTCTCTtatgaaaagtggcaatggttcacttaaaaggtgtgaccttttctggaaaatcatgtctgttcgtccaaagaaAACAGTGCATCCTTTTGAAGCATCGGTTCGAAACAGTGCATGCGCATTTTTATTTTCCCTtcggattaaatttctgtcaaataaattttgttcaaaaagatagatctcatcgattgatcattTTCATTTTCCGAATCCGAGCCGAGCGACAatgacggcgcgaggcatctcttatttcttgcctcacttaccaagtggaataagtatttcttaatataaacacttgaaagtcacattctcccaccaatgtctTCGCATGTTTTCTTGCTCGTTAGTGTTGTGTTTTGATTGCAGCTAGCGCGATGGACTTATAAGGAAGATGGGTCGTATATATCCTCCTTCTTCAATGTAATTTTGCGAATTCAAGGGGTAATAAAATCGTGACAtgataatagaaaaaaagaaCATTATTAGTTAGGAGTTATATCGTAGTTGATAATTTTTAAGGAACTCTAATGTACATCTTGTTACATATAAGATGACACGCTTATTCGATAAGTTTTTTAACACATACATAATTTGAGCTAACGATTATTGAATTCTATCGAATTCATAACTATAACGATGGCTCCAACCTGACCTAGACCATGGACCATGTGACAGGAACTATACCATCATCTGTATTCAATCCCAAATCTCTCCACACAGCAATGGAACCATCAACTATGTTGTTTCTACATGGACTTTGATATGCATGTTCCTCATCACAACCAGTAGTAGAATCACATTCATCCACCACTTTAGCTGTTACAGTCCTACCATTATTCGCGCGAATATGTATCATTTTACCACACCTTGAACGTCCTGCAAACCATCCAGTTGACAATGCTACTATTCTTTCGTTGTTGTCATGATATTGCCCATCACATGAAGATGGACCACCCCCATCACCGCCTTCGCTAAAGTCGTTGAAGGTAAGTTGAGCGGGCGTTGAAGAAGAGACAGGTGGCGAGCAATGGTATATAGGATGTATACCGTTGCAATTCATTGTGCCAGACGGGCGACAAGTATTGGTTGGAGTAGGAGGGTTATATTTGCAAATGTTGGTTCCAACATCAGGGTCATCATTACATTTTCCATTTATGCAAATTAATTGTCCATCGCAATCGTCCCAAGTGTTACAAGGGCCGTTGCATTGGGAAATAGCGTCagaagaagagatgataatggagaaaattagagaaaga is a genomic window of Capsicum annuum cultivar UCD-10X-F1 unplaced genomic scaffold, UCD10Xv1.1 ctg51126, whole genome shotgun sequence containing:
- the LOC107846829 gene encoding kiwellin, with protein sequence MFNLAFLSLIFSIIISSSDAISQCNGPCNTWDDCDGQLICINGKCNDDPDVGTNICKYNPPTPTNTCRPSGTMNCNGIHPIYHCSPPVSSSTPAQLTFNDFSEGGDGGGPSSCDGQYHDNNERIVALSTGWFAGRSRCGKMIHIRANNGRTVTAKVVDECDSTTGCDEEHAYQSPCRNNIVDGSIAVWRDLGLNTDDGIVPVTWSMV